One genomic segment of Natrialbaceae archaeon AArc-T1-2 includes these proteins:
- a CDS encoding cupredoxin domain-containing protein: MVTSKHGRRRFLKYAGLVGAVGFAGCLEGEDGSNGDGQGSESSDDGPDDSGSSDDGAGEEDDGGDENRVIVAPDGDWTFEPEELTISVGETLTWYFDEEGHNVSSHPDASDVNENPDDAEPFASYEGEDHFDLDEPGTEFEHTFEVPGEYTYVCTPHDGSMVGTITVEDE, translated from the coding sequence ATGGTAACCAGCAAACACGGCCGGAGACGGTTCCTGAAATACGCAGGATTGGTCGGAGCGGTCGGATTTGCAGGCTGTCTCGAGGGAGAGGACGGATCGAACGGCGACGGTCAAGGTTCCGAATCGTCCGACGATGGGCCGGACGACTCGGGATCGAGCGACGACGGTGCAGGAGAGGAGGACGACGGCGGCGACGAGAACAGAGTCATCGTTGCGCCGGATGGCGACTGGACGTTCGAACCGGAGGAACTCACGATCTCGGTCGGCGAAACGCTGACGTGGTACTTCGATGAAGAGGGCCACAACGTGTCGTCCCATCCTGACGCATCGGACGTGAACGAAAACCCAGACGATGCGGAGCCGTTCGCTTCCTACGAGGGAGAGGATCACTTCGACCTGGACGAGCCAGGTACGGAGTTCGAACACACGTTCGAGGTCCCAGGTGAGTACACGTACGTGTGTACCCCACACGACGGGAGTATGGTCGGTACGATAACCGTCGAAGACGAGTGA
- a CDS encoding helix-turn-helix domain-containing protein: MGGRGPKRQLAEKIAGEITLSDDPGATLRKWRTDFDVSQTDLASELEVSSSVISDYESGRRESPGIGVVKRLVDGLLAIDERRGGDRIRQYGRVLSAGFESDVVLDLREYATSIPLSRFYGNIGATEVATGGVDRISGHTVIDSIEAITRLSSEEFFRLYGQSTNRALVFTGVTRGESPLVALRVVNPTPNAVVLHGIDDADLWNHAADLARIDGYSLATTSTPLEEMLEELVSLE; the protein is encoded by the coding sequence ATGGGCGGACGTGGGCCGAAACGACAACTCGCGGAGAAGATCGCCGGGGAGATCACGCTAAGCGACGATCCGGGCGCGACACTCCGGAAGTGGCGTACGGACTTCGACGTCTCCCAGACCGATCTCGCGAGCGAACTCGAGGTCTCCTCCTCTGTCATCTCCGACTACGAGAGCGGTCGCCGGGAGAGTCCCGGCATCGGCGTCGTCAAACGCCTCGTCGACGGACTGCTCGCGATCGACGAGCGCCGTGGCGGCGACCGGATCCGTCAGTACGGTCGAGTGCTCTCGGCCGGCTTCGAGAGCGACGTCGTGTTGGACCTCCGGGAGTACGCCACGTCGATCCCACTCTCGCGGTTCTACGGCAACATCGGCGCGACCGAGGTCGCCACCGGCGGCGTCGACCGGATCAGCGGCCACACCGTCATCGACAGCATCGAGGCGATCACCCGCCTCTCGAGTGAGGAGTTCTTCCGGCTCTACGGACAGAGCACGAACCGCGCGCTCGTGTTCACCGGCGTCACCCGCGGAGAGTCTCCGCTCGTGGCGTTGCGCGTCGTCAACCCCACCCCGAACGCGGTCGTCCTCCATGGCATCGACGACGCGGACCTCTGGAACCACGCTGCCGACCTCGCACGCATCGACGGCTACTCGCTTGCCACCACGTCGACGCCGCTCGAGGAGATGCTCGAGGAACTGGTCTCGCTCGAGTGA
- a CDS encoding HAD-IA family hydrolase, whose translation MDSRPSTILFDLDGTLCTYDRPGSAVLSAAFDRLGIDPCFSMHQFHDRYVELLPDCADGFELYERTFAALLEDHGGDPDLAADLTRAFYDERDPGDLEAIEGAESVLPSLATEYRLGLVTNGHPELQRRKLRAIGLSDAFETVVFAGYETAPKPDPEPFDRALSAIDATPDEAVYVGNRPAIDVAGARAAGVRAAWLATGDRRPEPRPDYVLESIRDLERPPW comes from the coding sequence ATGGACTCTCGTCCGTCGACCATCCTCTTCGACCTCGACGGCACGCTCTGTACGTACGATCGCCCGGGATCGGCGGTGCTGTCGGCTGCGTTCGACCGGCTCGGTATCGATCCCTGTTTCAGCATGCACCAGTTTCACGATCGGTACGTGGAACTGTTGCCCGACTGCGCGGACGGCTTCGAGCTCTACGAACGGACGTTCGCGGCGTTGCTCGAGGACCACGGCGGTGATCCGGACCTGGCCGCGGACCTCACCCGGGCGTTCTACGACGAACGCGACCCCGGCGACCTCGAGGCGATCGAGGGAGCAGAAAGCGTACTCCCGTCGCTCGCGACGGAGTATCGGCTCGGGCTGGTGACGAACGGACATCCCGAGTTACAGCGACGAAAGCTCCGTGCCATCGGACTCTCCGATGCGTTCGAGACGGTCGTATTCGCCGGCTACGAGACCGCACCGAAGCCCGATCCGGAGCCGTTCGACCGGGCGCTTTCGGCCATCGACGCGACCCCAGACGAGGCGGTGTACGTGGGCAACCGTCCGGCGATCGACGTCGCCGGCGCACGCGCAGCCGGCGTTCGGGCCGCGTGGCTCGCGACCGGTGACCGTCGTCCCGAGCCACGCCCCGACTACGTTCTCGAGTCGATACGGGATCTCGAGCGTCCACCCTGGTGA
- a CDS encoding DNA-3-methyladenine glycosylase family protein encodes MGDPETVLRRDPVLAAVIDRLEPHPLEPFDCEYERLCVSIVNQQLSTASARAVRERVFDVLEGDVRPETVLAADDEALLEAGLSGQKLEYVRNAARAFRERDLTREGLADRSNAAVVDELTRIRGVGEWTARMYLIFVLERPDVLPLGDLAIRRGIEQLYNDGETLTRVEMRETAEPWRPYRSLGTRYVWAAYEADD; translated from the coding sequence ATGGGCGACCCCGAAACCGTCCTGCGTCGCGATCCCGTGCTGGCCGCGGTGATCGACAGACTGGAGCCCCACCCGCTCGAACCGTTCGACTGCGAGTACGAGCGTCTCTGTGTCTCGATCGTCAACCAGCAGCTCTCGACTGCCTCCGCCAGGGCCGTCCGCGAACGCGTCTTCGACGTCCTCGAGGGCGACGTCCGGCCCGAGACGGTGCTGGCCGCCGACGACGAGGCCTTACTCGAAGCCGGCCTTAGCGGGCAGAAACTCGAGTACGTCAGAAACGCCGCCCGCGCCTTCCGCGAGCGCGATCTCACCCGCGAGGGACTCGCCGACCGCTCGAACGCGGCGGTCGTCGACGAACTGACCCGCATCCGCGGCGTCGGCGAGTGGACCGCCAGGATGTACCTCATCTTCGTCCTCGAGCGTCCCGACGTGCTTCCGCTCGGTGATCTCGCGATCCGACGGGGGATCGAGCAGTTGTACAACGACGGCGAGACGCTCACCCGGGTGGAGATGCGCGAGACCGCCGAGCCGTGGCGTCCGTACCGAAGCCTGGGGACCCGGTACGTCTGGGCGGCCTACGAGGCGGACGACTGA
- a CDS encoding metal-dependent hydrolase, which translates to MQPVVHPIVGYLCYAAYTRASRGDAPAGEPALVAVVAATIPDVVDQPLWLASATPVGRTIAHSLLFAVPVVVAVWLLSRRRGRPTLGVAFAVGYLSHVATDVPWHVLAGDYDELGFLLWPLTQMPQYSGVKPLGTVAGLEITTLWLEAVIAVAGIALWWHDGRPGLETIRSWL; encoded by the coding sequence ATGCAGCCGGTCGTCCATCCCATCGTCGGCTACCTCTGTTATGCTGCGTACACGCGCGCCAGCCGCGGCGACGCTCCTGCCGGGGAGCCGGCGCTGGTCGCGGTCGTCGCCGCGACGATTCCCGACGTCGTCGACCAGCCGCTGTGGCTCGCCAGCGCCACGCCCGTCGGGCGAACAATCGCACACTCGCTTCTGTTCGCCGTTCCCGTCGTCGTCGCCGTCTGGCTCCTCTCCCGTCGTCGCGGCCGACCCACACTCGGCGTCGCCTTCGCGGTCGGCTATCTCTCTCACGTCGCGACGGACGTCCCCTGGCACGTCCTCGCCGGCGATTATGACGAACTCGGCTTTCTGCTCTGGCCGCTGACGCAGATGCCACAGTACTCAGGCGTCAAACCTCTCGGCACCGTCGCCGGCCTCGAGATCACGACGCTGTGGCTCGAGGCCGTGATCGCCGTCGCCGGCATCGCGCTCTGGTGGCACGACGGCCGGCCCGGACTCGAGACGATCCGATCCTGGCTCTAA
- a CDS encoding Hsp20/alpha crystallin family protein, whose translation MEDERNTNQSDDASRDTETFSVEVTDQRDDILVGAELPGFDKQHIDVSVSENSVTIEAERGSDAVARTVDLPDPVVPKRVDASYDDGILWVTLGKQT comes from the coding sequence ATGGAAGACGAACGAAACACGAACCAGTCCGACGACGCTTCACGAGATACCGAGACGTTCTCGGTCGAGGTCACCGACCAGCGCGACGACATTCTCGTGGGTGCCGAACTGCCCGGGTTCGACAAACAACACATCGACGTCAGTGTGAGCGAGAACAGCGTTACGATCGAGGCCGAACGGGGCTCCGATGCAGTCGCCCGGACCGTCGATCTCCCCGACCCCGTCGTCCCGAAACGCGTCGACGCGAGCTACGACGACGGGATCCTCTGGGTCACGCTGGGAAAGCAGACGTGA
- a CDS encoding heavy metal translocating P-type ATPase, with product MSEEARPTDSRRTLELRVPEMDCPSCAGKVTNSVEVLEGIEELEPRVTSGTLVVAYDPTVVDEAAVRDRVEAAGYTVEPAGSELELSLSVPEMDCPSCASKVEAALEDVDGVEGIETQPAAGRVTITGSTDAEEAVDAVERAGYEATPVDGDGGDRFRDPHAVFRGRRAAGTAVGAVFVTVGMALAFVFPASNPALFEVVGRTFAVSHVLFIVAAAVAGAPIVRNGYYSARNRSLDIDLLMSIGILASVGAHHPFEGAMLAVLFSIAELLERFSMDRARSSLQELIDLSPETATVKRADGSEETVPADALEVGDTVVVRPGEKLPADGVVREGQSAIDQSPITGESVPVDRTAGEEVYAGTIAESGYLEVEVTSPAGDSTLSRIVELVEDAEREKTDREQFVDRFASVYTPIVVVAAVALAAGPPLAVGASWNTWFLRGLTLLVIACPCAFVISTPVSVVSGITSAAKNGVLIKGGRHLEAAGESDVVAIDKTGTLTTGDLSVTDVVALEGIGEDELLARASAVERRSEHPLGEAIVGYADEQGVDPDRDVSRFEALAGTGVRADLDGETHYVGKPDLFEGLGLDLRHAHATDGGELLDDADPQCDREDCLDVLAEAVADLERDGKTAVLVGTEDRLLGVIGIADRVRPEAAWAVERLQDQDVRVVMLTGDNEGTARAIAEEVGIEEYHAELLPDEKLEQIRRLEDEAGHVVMVGDGINDAPALATATVGVAMGAAGTDTALETADVALMGDDLTRLPYLYRLSRSANGVIRQNIWASLAVKAVLAAGAPFGVVTVIHAVVIGDMGMSLGVTGNAMRLSGVEPETPEE from the coding sequence ATGAGCGAGGAGGCTCGGCCCACGGACTCGAGGCGAACGCTCGAGCTCCGGGTGCCGGAGATGGACTGTCCGTCGTGTGCAGGAAAGGTGACGAACAGCGTCGAGGTCCTCGAGGGGATCGAGGAACTCGAGCCACGCGTGACGAGTGGCACGCTCGTCGTCGCGTACGACCCGACGGTCGTCGACGAGGCGGCGGTCCGTGACCGCGTCGAGGCAGCGGGGTACACCGTCGAACCCGCCGGAAGCGAACTGGAACTGTCCCTCTCGGTGCCGGAGATGGACTGTCCCTCCTGTGCGAGCAAGGTCGAGGCCGCACTCGAGGACGTCGACGGCGTCGAGGGGATCGAGACACAACCGGCCGCGGGACGGGTGACGATTACGGGGTCGACAGACGCCGAGGAAGCCGTCGACGCCGTCGAGAGGGCGGGCTACGAGGCGACGCCCGTCGACGGCGACGGCGGCGACCGCTTCCGTGACCCGCATGCGGTCTTCCGGGGTCGCCGGGCCGCCGGGACGGCGGTCGGTGCCGTCTTCGTGACCGTCGGGATGGCGCTTGCCTTCGTCTTCCCGGCGTCGAACCCGGCGCTGTTCGAGGTCGTCGGCCGGACGTTCGCCGTCTCACACGTCCTCTTCATCGTCGCGGCCGCAGTCGCCGGCGCGCCGATCGTCCGCAACGGCTACTACTCCGCGCGCAACCGGAGCCTCGACATCGACCTGCTGATGTCGATCGGCATCCTCGCCTCCGTCGGCGCACACCACCCCTTCGAGGGGGCGATGCTCGCCGTCCTCTTCAGCATTGCCGAGTTGCTCGAGCGGTTCTCGATGGACCGGGCCCGAAGCTCCCTGCAGGAGCTGATCGACCTCTCGCCGGAGACGGCGACGGTCAAACGCGCGGACGGCTCCGAGGAGACGGTGCCGGCCGACGCCCTCGAGGTCGGCGACACGGTCGTCGTCCGGCCGGGCGAGAAGCTCCCGGCCGACGGCGTCGTCCGCGAGGGCCAGAGCGCGATCGACCAGTCCCCGATCACCGGCGAGAGCGTCCCCGTCGACAGGACCGCCGGCGAGGAGGTCTACGCCGGCACGATCGCGGAGTCGGGCTACCTCGAGGTCGAGGTCACGAGCCCGGCCGGCGACTCGACGCTGTCCCGGATCGTCGAACTGGTCGAGGACGCCGAACGGGAAAAGACCGACCGCGAGCAGTTCGTCGACCGGTTCGCGAGCGTCTACACGCCGATCGTGGTCGTCGCGGCGGTCGCCCTCGCCGCCGGCCCGCCGCTTGCCGTCGGGGCATCCTGGAACACCTGGTTCCTCCGGGGGCTGACGCTGCTCGTGATCGCCTGTCCCTGTGCGTTCGTCATCTCGACGCCAGTCAGCGTCGTCTCGGGGATCACGAGCGCCGCCAAAAACGGCGTGTTGATCAAGGGCGGTCGCCACCTCGAGGCCGCCGGCGAGAGCGACGTCGTCGCGATCGACAAGACGGGGACGCTCACGACCGGCGACCTCTCGGTGACCGACGTGGTCGCCCTCGAGGGGATCGGCGAGGACGAACTGCTCGCACGGGCGAGCGCCGTCGAACGCCGGAGCGAACACCCGCTTGGCGAGGCGATCGTCGGCTACGCGGACGAACAGGGTGTCGATCCCGACCGCGACGTCTCCCGGTTCGAGGCACTCGCCGGCACGGGCGTCCGGGCCGACCTCGACGGCGAGACGCACTACGTCGGCAAGCCCGACCTCTTCGAGGGGCTCGGACTCGACCTCCGGCACGCCCACGCCACCGACGGCGGCGAACTCCTCGACGACGCCGACCCCCAGTGCGATCGGGAGGACTGTCTCGACGTCCTCGCGGAGGCGGTCGCTGACCTCGAGCGCGACGGGAAGACGGCGGTGCTCGTCGGCACCGAGGATCGGCTGCTCGGCGTGATCGGCATCGCCGACCGGGTGCGTCCCGAGGCCGCCTGGGCCGTCGAGCGACTCCAGGACCAGGACGTCCGCGTCGTGATGCTCACCGGCGACAACGAGGGGACGGCGCGAGCGATCGCCGAGGAGGTCGGCATCGAGGAGTACCACGCCGAACTGCTCCCCGACGAGAAACTCGAGCAGATCCGCCGGCTCGAGGACGAGGCCGGCCACGTCGTCATGGTCGGCGACGGGATCAACGACGCGCCCGCGCTCGCGACGGCCACCGTCGGCGTCGCGATGGGGGCAGCCGGGACCGACACCGCACTCGAGACGGCCGACGTGGCGCTGATGGGTGACGACCTCACGCGGTTGCCCTACCTCTATCGCCTCTCGCGGTCGGCAAACGGCGTGATTCGACAGAACATCTGGGCGAGCCTCGCGGTGAAGGCCGTCCTCGCGGCCGGCGCGCCGTTTGGCGTCGTGACGGTGATCCACGCGGTCGTCATCGGCGACATGGGAATGAGTCTGGGCGTGACCGGCAACGCGATGCGGCTATCGGGGGTCGAACCGGAGACGCCAGAGGAGTGA
- a CDS encoding helix-turn-helix domain-containing protein: protein MRELVFALEYDPGTNPVADVLAANPETTVRSLSCHVTTDSLWRVDLAEGPPDALEALEAAYSEASYCADCLVKDDCGADCETQVLDRAAETLVVYTYWDRTDVCTSVPHIALETLGEGLLFETYREGRRYRWRIVLGNGATVATFFEALDGEVDDCTGIEMLRLADVDPEPGEDGLPREQRDALRAAVESGYYETPRRIDLSELAEELGVPRSTLSYRLRRAEAELATAFVETGSLADLVPELRS from the coding sequence ATGCGCGAACTCGTCTTCGCCCTCGAGTACGATCCCGGCACCAACCCGGTGGCCGACGTCCTCGCGGCCAACCCGGAGACGACGGTCCGGTCGTTGTCGTGTCACGTCACCACGGATAGCCTCTGGCGTGTCGACCTCGCCGAGGGGCCACCCGACGCGCTCGAGGCCCTCGAGGCCGCCTACAGCGAGGCGAGCTACTGTGCGGACTGTCTCGTGAAAGACGACTGCGGGGCCGACTGTGAGACCCAGGTGCTGGATCGCGCCGCGGAGACGCTCGTCGTCTACACCTACTGGGACCGAACGGACGTCTGTACGTCGGTGCCTCACATCGCACTCGAGACCCTCGGCGAGGGACTGCTGTTCGAGACCTACCGCGAGGGCCGGCGTTACCGGTGGCGGATCGTCCTCGGCAACGGCGCGACGGTCGCGACGTTCTTCGAGGCCCTGGACGGGGAGGTCGACGACTGTACGGGCATCGAGATGCTCCGGCTGGCCGACGTCGACCCGGAGCCCGGCGAGGACGGGCTCCCGCGGGAACAGCGCGACGCCCTCCGGGCTGCCGTCGAGTCCGGCTACTACGAGACGCCACGCCGGATCGACCTCTCGGAACTCGCCGAGGAGCTCGGGGTGCCGCGGTCGACGCTCTCCTACCGGCTGCGCCGGGCCGAGGCCGAACTCGCGACGGCGTTCGTCGAGACGGGGTCGCTTGCGGACCTCGTTCCCGAGCTTCGGTCCTGA
- a CDS encoding DUF7344 domain-containing protein: MRSGETLSKGEIFEVLRNQRRRYVLHYLKRDEGPVEIGDLAQQVAAWEYETTLEAVTPAQRKRVYTTLQQTHLPKMDEAGILAFDSDEGVIESTDRTREVTIYLEIVPGREFAWRELYLALGAVSCALVAALWGDVYPLTELGDLAWGAIIAATFTLTAAAHIYHERHMKVGGGEQPPELSYGTDD, encoded by the coding sequence ATGCGAAGTGGCGAGACGCTCTCGAAAGGTGAAATTTTCGAGGTGTTGCGAAACCAGCGACGACGGTACGTGTTACACTATCTCAAACGGGACGAGGGGCCTGTCGAGATCGGCGATCTGGCCCAGCAGGTCGCTGCCTGGGAGTACGAGACGACCCTCGAGGCGGTCACGCCTGCACAACGAAAGCGCGTCTACACGACGCTCCAGCAGACCCATCTCCCGAAGATGGACGAGGCGGGCATTCTTGCGTTCGACTCGGACGAAGGGGTGATCGAGTCCACCGATCGGACCAGGGAGGTCACCATCTACCTCGAGATCGTGCCGGGACGGGAGTTCGCCTGGCGCGAACTCTATCTCGCACTGGGTGCAGTGAGCTGTGCGCTGGTCGCTGCGCTGTGGGGCGACGTCTATCCGCTCACCGAACTCGGAGACCTGGCCTGGGGAGCGATCATCGCCGCGACGTTTACCCTGACCGCGGCGGCACACATCTATCACGAACGACATATGAAAGTCGGAGGTGGCGAACAGCCGCCGGAACTCAGCTACGGTACCGACGACTAA
- the coaBC gene encoding bifunctional phosphopantothenoylcysteine decarboxylase/phosphopantothenate--cysteine ligase CoaBC, whose product MLEGVNVALGVTGSIAAVKTVELAHELRRRGATVRAVMTDSARGIVHPWALEFATETEVVTEITGRVEHVELCGTEGWADVYLIAPATANTVGKIASAVDDTPVTTTATTALGSGTPVVIAPAMHEPMYDHPGVLETIARVESWGVEFVDPRVEEGKAKIATEEAIACAVAREAGDRPLAGEHVVITSGATTEEIDPVRVLTNRSSGTMGREIARACYVRGADVTLVHGDVGPQPVTSDVSPAGDVPYADVRQVESAAEMLEATTDACADADALVSAAAISDYTVPARDEKIRSGADLTLEFEPTPKLIDSIRKRQPELPIVGFKAETGSDDAAMVEAARETLARVGLAFVVANDAGVMGATRTRGLLVHASDVAAYEGTKAGLADEIAASLAVVLE is encoded by the coding sequence ATGCTCGAGGGAGTCAACGTCGCGCTCGGGGTGACGGGATCGATCGCGGCCGTAAAGACGGTCGAACTCGCCCACGAGCTCCGCCGGCGGGGCGCGACCGTACGAGCCGTCATGACCGACAGTGCTCGCGGGATCGTCCACCCGTGGGCGCTCGAGTTCGCCACCGAGACAGAGGTCGTCACGGAGATCACGGGTCGGGTCGAACACGTCGAACTCTGCGGGACGGAGGGGTGGGCGGACGTCTACTTGATCGCGCCGGCGACGGCGAACACGGTCGGCAAGATCGCGAGTGCCGTCGACGACACGCCCGTGACGACGACGGCGACGACCGCGCTGGGATCGGGGACGCCGGTCGTGATCGCCCCCGCGATGCACGAGCCGATGTACGACCACCCCGGCGTCCTCGAGACGATCGCACGCGTCGAGTCCTGGGGGGTCGAGTTCGTCGACCCGCGCGTCGAGGAGGGCAAAGCGAAGATCGCGACCGAGGAGGCGATCGCCTGTGCCGTCGCCCGGGAGGCGGGCGATCGGCCGCTCGCAGGCGAGCACGTGGTGATCACGAGTGGTGCGACCACCGAGGAGATCGATCCCGTCCGCGTCCTGACGAACCGCTCGAGCGGCACGATGGGCCGGGAGATCGCCCGGGCGTGTTACGTTCGCGGCGCAGACGTGACGCTCGTCCACGGCGACGTCGGTCCCCAGCCGGTCACCAGTGACGTCTCGCCCGCTGGCGACGTACCCTACGCCGACGTTCGCCAGGTCGAAAGCGCCGCCGAAATGCTCGAGGCGACGACCGACGCCTGCGCGGACGCAGACGCGTTAGTGTCCGCCGCTGCCATCAGCGACTACACGGTCCCCGCACGCGACGAGAAAATCCGCTCCGGCGCCGACTTGACCCTCGAGTTCGAGCCGACGCCGAAGCTCATCGACTCGATCCGAAAGCGCCAGCCCGAGTTGCCGATCGTCGGGTTCAAAGCCGAGACGGGAAGCGACGACGCGGCGATGGTCGAGGCGGCCAGAGAGACCTTAGCGCGGGTCGGGCTCGCGTTCGTCGTCGCCAACGACGCCGGCGTGATGGGTGCGACCCGGACGCGGGGCTTGCTCGTCCACGCGAGCGACGTTGCCGCGTACGAGGGAACGAAAGCCGGACTTGCCGACGAGATCGCCGCTTCGCTCGCGGTCGTCCTCGAGTAG
- a CDS encoding lactate racemase domain-containing protein, which produces MKLPLGERTIEVQLPTCTTTVAEPPGGTTVDVREAARAALETLHGPSLDDRVDADDEVVIVVTDLTRTVPDDVLLEVLLADLDRIGVGRGQITVVVGLGLHRPMTDEELEAMLGSHADLAVNHDPEAVVEVGTVDGVPIEIGEPVATADTVLSTGVVEPHQYAGFSGGAKTVVIGAGGESQIRYTHGPDVLAEEGVRLGRLEDNPFRSFLDRAGDRIGIDCCLNLTHGPEGVLGVSAGDGRSVVRELADVARNALSVPVDREYDAVVCGVGAPKDATLYQATRAATYVALGDRNPLAEGGRLVVPAELPEGAGEGTGEQRFYDRLVAANDADALYRELREGYEPGAQRAFVVARVLRDHDVVVTNSRTPEVVEACLMETADDVADALESGSDVLVVPDALNTLLVEG; this is translated from the coding sequence ATGAAACTGCCGCTCGGGGAGCGGACGATCGAGGTACAACTGCCGACCTGTACGACCACGGTCGCCGAACCGCCCGGCGGGACGACAGTCGACGTTCGTGAAGCCGCACGGGCGGCCCTCGAAACCCTGCACGGGCCGTCGCTCGACGATCGGGTCGATGCCGACGACGAAGTCGTGATCGTCGTCACCGACCTCACGCGTACCGTTCCCGACGACGTCCTGCTCGAGGTCTTGCTCGCCGATCTCGATCGGATCGGCGTCGGTCGAGGACAGATTACCGTCGTCGTGGGGCTCGGCCTCCACCGACCGATGACCGACGAGGAACTCGAGGCGATGCTCGGTTCCCACGCCGACCTGGCAGTGAACCACGATCCGGAGGCCGTCGTCGAGGTCGGCACGGTCGATGGCGTCCCGATCGAGATCGGCGAGCCCGTGGCCACGGCCGATACGGTGCTGTCGACGGGCGTCGTCGAACCCCACCAGTACGCCGGCTTCTCCGGCGGGGCGAAGACGGTCGTCATCGGCGCGGGCGGCGAGTCCCAGATCCGGTACACCCACGGTCCCGACGTCCTCGCCGAGGAGGGGGTTCGACTGGGTCGTCTCGAGGACAACCCGTTTCGCTCGTTTCTCGACCGGGCCGGCGATCGGATCGGAATCGATTGCTGTCTCAATCTGACCCACGGACCCGAAGGGGTCCTCGGGGTGAGCGCCGGCGACGGCCGGTCCGTCGTTCGTGAACTCGCCGACGTCGCCCGGAACGCTCTCTCGGTGCCTGTCGATCGGGAGTACGACGCTGTCGTCTGCGGCGTCGGCGCACCGAAAGACGCCACCCTCTATCAGGCGACCCGGGCGGCGACCTACGTCGCACTCGGGGACCGGAACCCGCTCGCGGAGGGCGGTCGGCTCGTCGTCCCGGCCGAACTGCCGGAAGGGGCGGGCGAGGGAACCGGCGAGCAGCGGTTTTACGACCGGCTCGTGGCCGCCAACGACGCCGACGCGCTCTACCGGGAGCTTCGCGAGGGATACGAGCCCGGCGCACAGCGGGCGTTCGTCGTCGCGCGGGTGCTTCGTGACCACGACGTGGTCGTGACGAACAGCCGGACACCCGAGGTCGTCGAGGCGTGTCTGATGGAGACGGCAGACGACGTCGCAGACGCACTCGAGTCGGGTAGCGACGTCCTCGTCGTGCCGGATGCGTTGAACACGCTGCTCGTCGAGGGGTGA
- a CDS encoding rubrerythrin-like domain-containing protein, with amino-acid sequence MPSETVQNLIDERVPALDATTSVASAIDDIRTTSTGSETTIYYTYVLGENERLAGVVSMRELLNAPDDASLADVMVESVVTVEERNSLGDIARTITNHGYPVLPVVGDEGRFVGVVRAEDVIEALDEETSKDVLKYSMRDVAYDPKEEGEYECFECGNVIVTASAERCPECGGELRNLRTTLE; translated from the coding sequence ATGCCCAGTGAGACCGTCCAGAATCTGATCGACGAGCGAGTACCGGCTCTCGACGCGACGACGTCCGTCGCGTCAGCTATCGACGACATCCGAACGACTTCGACCGGCTCCGAAACGACGATCTACTACACGTACGTCCTCGGCGAAAACGAGCGCCTTGCGGGTGTCGTCTCAATGCGAGAACTGCTGAACGCGCCCGACGACGCGTCGCTTGCGGACGTGATGGTCGAGTCCGTCGTTACCGTCGAGGAACGCAACTCCCTCGGCGATATCGCCAGGACGATTACGAACCACGGGTATCCCGTGCTCCCCGTCGTCGGCGACGAGGGTCGGTTCGTCGGCGTCGTCCGGGCGGAAGACGTCATCGAGGCCCTCGACGAGGAGACGTCCAAAGACGTTCTCAAGTACAGCATGCGCGACGTCGCATACGATCCGAAAGAGGAGGGAGAGTACGAGTGTTTCGAGTGCGGGAACGTCATCGTCACGGCGAGTGCAGAACGGTGCCCCGAGTGTGGCGGCGAACTTCGCAACCTCAGGACGACACTCGAGTAA